The proteins below come from a single Falco rusticolus isolate bFalRus1 chromosome 8, bFalRus1.pri, whole genome shotgun sequence genomic window:
- the CD74 gene encoding HLA class II histocompatibility antigen gamma chain: MAEEQRDLISDHGSSVFRARDTQRSALGSKAALSTLSILVALLIAGQAVTVYFVYQQNGQISKLTKTSQTLQLEALQRKLPASAKPAKGAKIAIMSMPLRGPSLDPTADVATAPASNKTEDQVKHLLLQADPRKKFPELKYSMMADNLKTLKTTMTDADWKSFESWMHKWLLFEMAKNTKPKGRKTTAAKKVQTKCQAEASSGGVQPGHFQPQCDENGDYLPKQCNASTGYCWCSYKNGTRIEGTATREKLDCPDDAAVTTPATTVEPEMTFSGAEAVKLAV, from the exons GTCTGCGTTGGGCAGCAAAGCCGCCCTCTCCACGCTCTCCATCCTGGTGGCACTGCTGATCGCCGGCCAGGCTGTCACCGTCTACTTCGTCTACCAGCAGAACGGGCAGATCAGCAAGCTGACCAAGACCTCCCAgaccctgcagctggaggcacTGCAGAGGAAGCTGCCTGCCA GCGCCAAGCCAGCCAAGGGTGCGAAGATAGCCATAATGAGCATGCCGCTGAGGGGCCCGTCTCTCGATCCCACTGCTGACGTG GCCACGGCTCCTGCCAGCAACAAAACTGAGGATCAAGTGAAGCACCTGCTGCTG CAAGCAGACCCCAGGAAGAAGTTCCCGGAGCTGAAGTACAGCATGATGGCGGACAACCTGAAGACCCTGAAGACCACCATGACTGATGCAGACTGGAAG TCCTTTGAATCCTGGATGCACAAGTGGCTGCTGTTTGAAATGGCCAAGAACACCAAGCCCAAGGGGCGTAAGACAACCGCAGCAAAGAAAG TGCAAACTAAGTGCCAGGCGGAGGCCAGTTCTGGGGGTGTCCAACCGGGTCACTTCCAGCCGCAGTGCGATGAGAACGGCGACTACCTGCCCAAGCAGTGCAATGCCTCCACAGGCTACTGCTGGTGCTCCTACAAAAATGGCACCAGGATCGAGGGCACCGCTACTCGGGAAAAGCTGGACTGCCCTG ATGATGCTGCAGTCACTACCCCTGCTACCACTGTGGAACCGGAGATGACCTTCTCCGGCGCGGAGGCAGTCAAGCTGGCTGTGTAG